One Branchiostoma floridae strain S238N-H82 chromosome 15, Bfl_VNyyK, whole genome shotgun sequence DNA window includes the following coding sequences:
- the LOC118432392 gene encoding tRNA-dihydrouridine(20a/20b) synthase [NAD(P)+]-like isoform X2 — translation MAQVPNDLPPTTGRVPVVELFQPGKVVHVCAPMVRYSKLPFRALVRRYNCDLAFSPMIIAESFVKSLKARDSEFTTNSADRPLVVQFAARDGVTLADAAEIVAPYSDGVDLNCGCPQRWAMAEGYGSCLLKNPELVSDMVRQARARVSDKDFSVSIKIRLHKDLRETVDMCQKAEHAGVSWIAVHGRTPTQRGEPVNTEAISLIKQSLSIPVIANGDIKNLEDVRRVQSLTGVDGVMAARGILQNPGMYAGYDQTPLQCVQDWVDISLKLGTHFTCFHHHLMYMFERVTPKSEKRVFNALTSTAAVLDYLEEHYGVSYNPDSAVNNKSLPTQNGYADTDNISLCFDS, via the coding sequence ATGGCTCAGGTACCAAACGACCTTCCTCCGACGACAGGACGTGTGCCTGTTGTTGAACTGTTCCAGCCGGGGAAAGTCGTGCACGTGTGCGCGCCCATGGTACGTTACTCCAAGTTACCGTTTCGCGCTCTCGTGCGCCGCTACAACTGCGATCTCGCCTTCTCTCCTATGATCATCGCTGAATCTTTCGTGAAGTCTCTGAAAGCCCGAGACAGCGAGTTCACCACGAACTCCGCAGACAGGCCGCTTGTGGTCCAGTTTGCAGCGAGAGATGGTGTGACATTAGCTGACGCTGCGGAGATCGTTGCGCCGTACTCTGACGGAGTGGATCTGAACTGCGGCTGTCCGCAGCGGTGGGCCATGGCGGAGGGGTACGGATCATGTCTTCTGAAAAATCCCGAGCTCGTCTCTGACATGGTCCGACAGGCTAGAGCTAGAGTTTCTGACAAAGATTTCTCAGTTTCCATTAAAATCAGGCTTCACAAAGACTTGAGAGAAACAGTAGATATGTGTCAGAAGGCAGAACATGCAGGTGTATCCTGGATAGCTGTACATGGTAGAACCCCCACACAGAGAGGGGAGCCTGTCAACACTGAAGCTATTTCTCTCATAAAACAGAGCCTGAGTATTCCTGTCATTGCAAATGGCGACATTAAGAACTTAGAGGATGTGAGACGTGTACAGAGTTTAACGGGAGTTGACGGAGTGATGGCAGCACGTGGTATACTCCAGAATCCGGGAATGTACGCGGGGTATGACCAGACCCCATTACAGTGCGTACAGGACTGGGTGGACATTTCTCTGAAGCTGGGAACTCATTTTACATGCTTCCATCACCACCTGATGTACATGTTTGAACGAGTCACTCCCAAATCTGAGAAGAGAGTCTTCAATGCACTGACTAGTACAGCAGCAGTGTTGGACTATCTAGAGGAGCATTATGGGGTTTCCTACAACCCTGATAGTGCAGTAAATAACAAGAGTCTTCCTACACAAAATGGTTATGCTGATACAGACAACATATCACTCTGTTTTGATAGCTAG
- the LOC118432392 gene encoding tRNA-dihydrouridine(20a/20b) synthase [NAD(P)+]-like isoform X1: MADLRHYAAMAQVPNDLPPTTGRVPVVELFQPGKVVHVCAPMVRYSKLPFRALVRRYNCDLAFSPMIIAESFVKSLKARDSEFTTNSADRPLVVQFAARDGVTLADAAEIVAPYSDGVDLNCGCPQRWAMAEGYGSCLLKNPELVSDMVRQARARVSDKDFSVSIKIRLHKDLRETVDMCQKAEHAGVSWIAVHGRTPTQRGEPVNTEAISLIKQSLSIPVIANGDIKNLEDVRRVQSLTGVDGVMAARGILQNPGMYAGYDQTPLQCVQDWVDISLKLGTHFTCFHHHLMYMFERVTPKSEKRVFNALTSTAAVLDYLEEHYGVSYNPDSAVNNKSLPTQNGYADTDNISLCFDS; encoded by the exons ATGGCCGACCTTCGTCACTATGCGGC TATGGCTCAGGTACCAAACGACCTTCCTCCGACGACAGGACGTGTGCCTGTTGTTGAACTGTTCCAGCCGGGGAAAGTCGTGCACGTGTGCGCGCCCATGGTACGTTACTCCAAGTTACCGTTTCGCGCTCTCGTGCGCCGCTACAACTGCGATCTCGCCTTCTCTCCTATGATCATCGCTGAATCTTTCGTGAAGTCTCTGAAAGCCCGAGACAGCGAGTTCACCACGAACTCCGCAGACAGGCCGCTTGTGGTCCAGTTTGCAGCGAGAGATGGTGTGACATTAGCTGACGCTGCGGAGATCGTTGCGCCGTACTCTGACGGAGTGGATCTGAACTGCGGCTGTCCGCAGCGGTGGGCCATGGCGGAGGGGTACGGATCATGTCTTCTGAAAAATCCCGAGCTCGTCTCTGACATGGTCCGACAGGCTAGAGCTAGAGTTTCTGACAAAGATTTCTCAGTTTCCATTAAAATCAGGCTTCACAAAGACTTGAGAGAAACAGTAGATATGTGTCAGAAGGCAGAACATGCAGGTGTATCCTGGATAGCTGTACATGGTAGAACCCCCACACAGAGAGGGGAGCCTGTCAACACTGAAGCTATTTCTCTCATAAAACAGAGCCTGAGTATTCCTGTCATTGCAAATGGCGACATTAAGAACTTAGAGGATGTGAGACGTGTACAGAGTTTAACGGGAGTTGACGGAGTGATGGCAGCACGTGGTATACTCCAGAATCCGGGAATGTACGCGGGGTATGACCAGACCCCATTACAGTGCGTACAGGACTGGGTGGACATTTCTCTGAAGCTGGGAACTCATTTTACATGCTTCCATCACCACCTGATGTACATGTTTGAACGAGTCACTCCCAAATCTGAGAAGAGAGTCTTCAATGCACTGACTAGTACAGCAGCAGTGTTGGACTATCTAGAGGAGCATTATGGGGTTTCCTACAACCCTGATAGTGCAGTAAATAACAAGAGTCTTCCTACACAAAATGGTTATGCTGATACAGACAACATATCACTCTGTTTTGATAGCTAG